From Buchnera aphidicola (Nurudea shiraii), the proteins below share one genomic window:
- the lysA gene encoding diaminopimelate decarboxylase, with protein MFNNFSKKKAIFRDKNILQLVKKYSSPLWIYDSNIMLENIKKLYQFDKIRFAQKSCSNIHILSLFRKNGLKIDAVSLGEIERGLISGYSAVNQGIVFTADVIDRKTLDTVKKHNITVNIGSINMLEQIGKVSPGHHIWLRINPKFGSGYSKKTNTGGDNSKHGIWDISQAIPFIKKYNLKLIGLHMHIGSGANYRCLERVCQEMIEQVVYLNYDIKMISAGGGLPIPYKLNENHFDINKYFILWNKVRNEISNYLNHSVQLEIEPGRFLVAESGILVSEIRSIKSTSSKFFVLVDAGFNDLVRPAMYGSYHYISVISGDGRIIDKDDTVETVVGGPLCESGDVFTQNENGDIETRMLPKVKIGDYLVFHDTGAYGASMSSNYNSRFLIPEILFEQGVFRMIRRRQTIQELLKLEIDCI; from the coding sequence ATGTTTAATAATTTTAGTAAAAAAAAGGCAATATTTAGAGACAAAAATATATTGCAATTAGTTAAAAAATATAGTTCGCCCTTATGGATATACGATTCTAATATTATGTTAGAAAATATAAAAAAATTATATCAATTCGATAAAATTCGATTCGCTCAAAAGTCTTGTTCTAACATTCATATTTTGAGCTTATTTCGTAAAAATGGATTAAAAATTGATGCTGTATCATTAGGAGAAATTGAGAGAGGGTTAATTTCTGGTTATAGTGCTGTTAATCAAGGAATTGTATTTACAGCCGATGTTATTGATAGAAAAACATTAGACACAGTGAAAAAACATAATATTACAGTTAACATTGGATCTATCAATATGTTAGAGCAAATTGGAAAAGTGTCTCCTGGGCATCATATCTGGCTTCGAATTAATCCAAAATTTGGATCTGGTTATAGTAAAAAAACTAATACTGGAGGAGATAATAGTAAACATGGAATTTGGGATATTAGTCAAGCCATTCCGTTCATTAAAAAATATAATTTGAAACTGATAGGTTTACATATGCATATTGGATCAGGTGCAAATTATAGGTGTTTAGAGCGTGTATGTCAAGAAATGATTGAACAAGTTGTGTATCTTAATTACGATATAAAAATGATATCGGCTGGAGGAGGTTTACCTATTCCTTATAAGTTAAATGAAAATCACTTTGATATTAATAAGTATTTTATCTTATGGAATAAAGTACGAAATGAAATTTCTAATTATTTAAATCATTCTGTTCAGTTAGAAATAGAACCTGGTAGATTTCTAGTAGCAGAATCTGGAATACTAGTTTCTGAGATAAGATCGATAAAATCTACTAGTTCTAAATTTTTTGTTCTTGTTGATGCAGGGTTTAATGATTTAGTTAGACCAGCTATGTATGGTAGTTATCATTACATTTCTGTTATTTCTGGTGACGGACGAATTATAGATAAAGATGATACCGTAGAAACAGTAGTAGGAGGGCCATTATGCGAATCAGGAGACGTATTTACTCAAAATGAAAACGGAGATATAGAAACGAGAATGCTTCCTAAAGTAAAAATCGGTGATTATTTAGTATTTCATGATACAGGAGCATATGGAGCATCTATGTCATCTAATTATAACAGTCGTTTTTTAATTCCAGAAATTTTGTTCGAACAGG
- the lysS gene encoding lysine--tRNA ligase codes for MNNIINNEEKQRRKKLDVLKDCGFNFPNDFKPKNNSISINNTYKLYSSKKLKKLNIFISIAGRILKKRVMGKSSFFIIKDCQGEMQLYVSQNNFVDKFYIDVVKKLDLGDIIGTEGYLFRTNTGELSIYCKKLKLLTKSLRPLPNKFHGLYNKEIRYRQRYLDLISNKNLSFIFKVRSDIFTSIRRFMSENEFLEVETPMMQNIPGGASSRPFVTHHNSLDLDLYLRISPELYLKRLIIGGFNKIFEINRNFRNEGVSRWHNPEFTMMEVYIAYSDYKDMMIFTEKFLKDIIKVIIGSLKFKYGKYDLDFSKNFQKLTMKQAILYFNSDITLSDLNDLDKVKSIVSMLGIKIEKTWGLGKLISEIFEKTVEKNLIQPTFITDYPIEISPLSRRNDINYDIADRFELFVSGYELANGFSELNDSEDQKNRFLNQKKLENMQYEENTMLYDEDYITALEYGLPPTSGLGIGIDRLIMILTNQASIRDVIFFPILKPINPVL; via the coding sequence ATGAATAATATTATTAATAATGAAGAAAAACAACGACGGAAAAAATTAGATGTGTTAAAAGATTGTGGTTTTAATTTTCCTAATGATTTTAAACCTAAAAATAATTCTATAAGTATTAATAACACTTATAAATTATATAGTAGTAAAAAATTAAAAAAGTTAAATATTTTTATAAGTATTGCTGGTCGAATTTTAAAGAAACGAGTAATGGGAAAAAGTTCTTTTTTTATTATAAAAGATTGTCAAGGAGAGATGCAATTATATGTTTCCCAGAATAATTTCGTTGATAAGTTTTATATAGATGTAGTAAAAAAATTAGATTTAGGTGATATTATAGGCACTGAAGGATATTTGTTTAGAACCAACACTGGAGAATTATCTATTTATTGTAAAAAGTTAAAATTATTAACTAAATCGTTAAGGCCATTACCAAATAAATTTCATGGATTATATAACAAAGAAATACGATATAGACAGAGATATTTAGATCTTATTAGTAATAAAAATTTAAGTTTTATTTTTAAAGTTCGGTCAGATATATTTACAAGTATCCGAAGGTTTATGTCAGAAAATGAATTTTTAGAGGTTGAAACTCCTATGATGCAAAATATTCCTGGAGGAGCTTCTTCTCGTCCTTTTGTAACACATCACAATTCTTTAGATCTTGATTTGTATTTAAGAATTTCACCTGAATTATATTTAAAACGACTGATTATTGGAGGATTTAATAAAATTTTTGAAATTAATAGAAATTTTCGAAATGAAGGAGTTTCAAGATGGCATAATCCAGAATTTACTATGATGGAAGTATATATAGCATATTCAGATTATAAAGATATGATGATTTTTACTGAAAAATTTTTAAAAGATATAATTAAAGTAATTATCGGTAGTTTAAAATTTAAATATGGAAAATATGATTTAGATTTTTCTAAAAATTTTCAGAAGTTAACTATGAAGCAAGCAATATTATATTTTAATTCAGATATTACATTATCTGATTTGAATGATCTAGATAAAGTAAAGAGCATAGTTAGTATGCTTGGGATAAAGATAGAAAAAACTTGGGGGTTAGGAAAATTAATATCAGAGATATTTGAAAAAACAGTTGAAAAAAATTTGATTCAGCCTACTTTTATAACTGATTATCCTATAGAAATTTCTCCTTTGTCTAGAAGAAATGATATTAATTATGATATTGCTGATCGCTTTGAATTATTTGTTTCTGGTTATGAATTAGCAAATGGATTTTCAGAATTAAATGATTCAGAAGATCAAAAGAACCGATTTTTAAATCAGAAAAAATTGGAAAATATGCAATATGAAGAGAATACAATGTTATATGATGAAGATTATATCACTGCACTTGAATATGGATTACCTCCTACTTCTGGATTGGGTATAGGAATTGATCGATTAATTATGATTTTAACTAATCAAGCTAGTATTCGTGATGTCATTTTTTTCCCTATTCTTAAACCTATTAATCCTGTTTTATAA
- the prfB gene encoding peptide chain release factor 2 yields MYDISLIQRRIKICLKKINDLKKFLKYDCKKDRLLEINSLLKESEIWKNFSLVENLNKEKNFLLSVTNSIGNAESNLNAIIEILNMSIKENNEYLLHDIVSELELLNNSIDQLELNFIFSKKYDYLNCYLDIQSGSGGTEAQDWANMLFRMYLKWSSLKGFKTEILERTYGEIIGIKSATIKVLGKYAFGWLRTETGVHRLVRKSPFSPNNQRHTSFSSAFVYPDIDNSIQVKINSCDLRIDVYRASGAGGQHINKTESAVRITHIPSGLVTQSQSSRSQHKNKNTALQQLKAKLYKITMDKQNDEKKILEDKKSDIRWGYQIRSYILDNSRIKDLRTGIETKNIQSVLDGNLDLFIKPSLMQGF; encoded by the coding sequence ATGTATGATATTAGTTTAATTCAACGTCGTATTAAAATATGTCTTAAAAAGATTAATGATTTAAAAAAATTTTTAAAGTATGATTGTAAAAAAGATAGGTTATTAGAGATTAACTCTTTATTAAAAGAATCTGAAATTTGGAAAAATTTTAGTTTAGTGGAAAATTTAAATAAAGAAAAAAATTTTTTATTGTCAGTAACGAATTCAATAGGGAATGCAGAGTCTAATTTAAATGCAATAATAGAAATTCTTAATATGTCTATTAAAGAAAATAATGAATATTTGTTACATGACATTGTTAGCGAATTAGAATTATTGAATAATTCTATTGATCAATTAGAATTAAATTTTATTTTTTCTAAGAAATACGATTATTTAAATTGTTATTTAGACATACAATCTGGTTCTGGAGGAACAGAGGCACAAGATTGGGCTAATATGTTATTTCGAATGTATTTAAAATGGTCTAGTTTAAAAGGTTTTAAAACTGAAATTTTAGAAAGAACATATGGTGAAATAATTGGAATAAAATCTGCGACGATTAAAGTATTAGGAAAATATGCTTTTGGCTGGTTACGTACTGAAACAGGTGTTCATCGTTTAGTTAGAAAAAGTCCATTTAGCCCTAATAATCAACGTCATACTTCTTTTTCTTCTGCATTTGTCTATCCGGATATTGATAATTCTATACAAGTTAAAATTAATTCTTGCGATTTAAGAATTGATGTATATCGTGCATCTGGTGCGGGAGGACAACATATTAATAAAACTGAATCTGCAGTAAGAATTACGCATATTCCTTCGGGGTTAGTAACTCAATCGCAAAGTAGTCGTTCTCAACATAAAAATAAAAATACAGCATTGCAACAGTTAAAGGCAAAGTTGTATAAGATTACTATGGATAAACAAAATGATGAAAAAAAAATTCTTGAAGATAAAAAATCGGATATAAGATGGGGCTATCAGATACGTTCATATATATTAGATAATTCTAGAATTAAAGATTTAAGAACAGGTATTGAAACAAAAAATATACAGTCTGTTTTAGATGGAAATTTAGATTTATTCATTAAACCTAGTTTAATGCAAGGTTTTTAA
- the ygfZ gene encoding tRNA-modifying protein YgfZ → MNTSKLIKKYFPYLFENNITLITLKKWTLTNIIGSNSKEYLQNQITIDVNKLDSNHAICAHCNINGKVWSNLRIFKFCENNYMYLQRKSTSNLQIQELKKYSIFSKIKIFNNINMLCLGIIGKEAQTELSKYFQNFPKKNSSVYRQDNIILLKFDFPCERFLLISEKNNIILKKILQLTKKTNNDLWLTLDIASNIPIIEKETSGKFLPQSLNLEKLKGLDFKKGCYYGQEMISKAHYKNLNKYNLSWITTKSDTIIKVGEIIESKTKDKQWKNIGYVLATSQINTKTKWIQAVIKKNISNNDKIRIKNATNKKIWIKS, encoded by the coding sequence ATGAATACATCTAAGTTAATAAAAAAATATTTCCCTTATTTATTTGAAAACAATATAACACTTATAACCTTAAAAAAATGGACGTTAACAAATATAATAGGATCCAATAGTAAAGAATATTTACAAAATCAAATAACTATTGATGTAAATAAACTAGATTCAAATCACGCAATATGTGCTCATTGTAATATTAATGGAAAAGTATGGAGCAATTTACGTATATTTAAATTTTGTGAAAACAATTATATGTACCTTCAAAGAAAAAGTACATCCAATCTCCAAATTCAAGAACTAAAAAAATATTCTATTTTCTCTAAAATAAAAATTTTTAATAACATCAATATGTTGTGCTTGGGAATTATCGGAAAAGAAGCACAAACAGAATTATCAAAATATTTTCAAAACTTTCCAAAAAAAAACTCTTCAGTATATCGTCAAGATAACATTATTTTATTAAAATTTGACTTTCCATGCGAAAGATTCTTACTTATTTCAGAAAAAAATAATATTATTTTAAAAAAAATATTACAATTAACAAAAAAAACAAACAATGATTTATGGCTTACATTGGATATTGCTTCTAACATTCCAATTATAGAAAAAGAGACCAGCGGAAAATTTCTTCCACAATCACTTAATTTAGAAAAGTTAAAAGGTTTAGACTTTAAAAAAGGATGTTATTATGGACAGGAAATGATCTCCAAAGCACATTATAAAAACTTAAATAAATATAATTTATCTTGGATAACTACAAAATCTGATACAATTATAAAAGTAGGAGAAATCATAGAATCAAAAACTAAAGATAAACAATGGAAAAACATTGGATACGTTTTAGCAACATCCCAAATTAATACTAAAACTAAATGGATTCAAGCAGTAATAAAAAAAAACATTTCAAATAATGATAAAATTCGCATTAAAAATGCTACCAATAAAAAAATATGGATAAAATCGTAA
- the miaB gene encoding tRNA (N6-isopentenyl adenosine(37)-C2)-methylthiotransferase MiaB: MTKKKIYIKTWGCQMNEYDSSMITNLLQNKYKFEKTYFPELADILILNTCSIREKAQEKVFHQLGRWRKLKEKKPNVIIAVGGCVATQEGEEIFKRAKYVDIIFGTQTLHRLPYMIEKVEKYNKHVIDIEFPLIEKFDFIEYPKTTSVTAYVTIIEGCNKFCSFCIVPYTRGYEISRPVDDILLEISILSKKGVREVNLLGQNVNAYRGKTFDGKICKFSELLKLVSLIEGIERIRFTTNNPIEFTDDIIDTYLYTKKIVNFLHLPVQSGSNRILKLMKRAHNIQEYKKIVQKITKNRPKIQISSDFIVGFPGETQEDFEETLHLIKEINFDMSFSFIYSPRPGTPASELSDINSIKIKKQRLYKLQTLINKNAKLWNKKMLGSIQSVLVEGPSLKNPMELSGRTENNRVVNFKGNPNMIGQFVNLEIVKINPNSLKGYYYKKFNS; the protein is encoded by the coding sequence ATGACTAAAAAAAAAATATATATAAAAACATGGGGTTGTCAAATGAATGAATATGATTCTTCTATGATAACTAATTTGTTACAAAATAAATACAAATTTGAAAAAACTTACTTTCCTGAACTGGCAGATATTCTAATTTTAAACACATGTTCTATTCGAGAAAAAGCACAAGAAAAAGTTTTTCATCAGCTAGGAAGATGGAGGAAATTGAAAGAAAAAAAACCAAATGTTATTATAGCAGTAGGTGGTTGTGTAGCAACTCAAGAGGGAGAAGAAATTTTCAAACGTGCAAAATACGTAGACATCATTTTCGGAACGCAAACATTACATAGACTTCCATACATGATAGAAAAAGTAGAGAAATATAATAAACATGTAATTGATATTGAATTTCCTTTGATAGAAAAATTTGATTTTATTGAATATCCTAAAACAACATCGGTAACAGCTTACGTAACTATAATAGAAGGATGTAATAAATTTTGCTCATTTTGTATAGTACCTTATACTAGAGGTTATGAAATTAGTCGTCCAGTAGACGATATCTTGTTAGAAATCTCTATCCTATCAAAAAAAGGCGTTCGAGAAGTTAATTTGCTAGGGCAAAATGTTAATGCATATCGAGGAAAAACTTTTGACGGAAAAATTTGTAAGTTTTCAGAACTGTTAAAACTAGTATCTCTTATAGAAGGAATTGAAAGAATTAGATTCACAACAAATAATCCTATCGAATTTACAGATGATATAATTGATACTTATTTATATACAAAAAAAATAGTTAATTTTCTTCATTTACCAGTACAAAGTGGATCTAATCGAATATTAAAGCTCATGAAAAGAGCTCATAACATTCAAGAATACAAAAAAATTGTTCAAAAAATAACCAAAAACCGACCAAAAATTCAAATTAGTTCAGATTTTATTGTTGGATTTCCAGGAGAAACTCAAGAAGATTTCGAAGAAACTTTACATTTAATAAAAGAAATAAACTTTGACATGAGTTTTAGCTTTATATATTCCCCTAGACCTGGAACACCAGCTTCAGAACTATCAGATATAAACTCAATAAAAATAAAAAAACAACGACTTTATAAACTTCAAACGCTTATTAACAAAAATGCAAAACTATGGAACAAAAAAATGTTAGGAAGTATACAATCAGTATTAGTAGAAGGACCATCCCTTAAAAATCCAATGGAATTATCAGGCCGTACAGAAAACAACCGAGTAGTAAACTTTAAAGGTAATCCTAATATGATAGGACAATTTGTTAATTTAGAAATTGTAAAAATAAACCCTAATTCTCTCAAAGGTTATTATTATAAAAAATTTAACAGTTAA
- the ybeY gene encoding rRNA maturation RNase YbeY, producing MTSIIINLQTACYKQSYFPKKEKYAKWIQANLKNQRSNIEVTIRIVKKSEIKLLNFKYRKKNKTTNILSFPSTTNKIIKSDFIGDLVICGNIIKKEAQIKNITIESHWAHIIIHGTLHLLGYNHKNYNNFKKMKDLEIKAMVSLGYQNPYKINTKIKTS from the coding sequence ATGACATCAATAATTATTAATTTGCAAACAGCTTGTTATAAACAGTCATATTTTCCAAAAAAAGAAAAATATGCAAAATGGATACAAGCTAATTTAAAGAATCAAAGATCTAACATTGAAGTAACAATCAGAATTGTCAAAAAATCTGAAATAAAATTATTAAATTTTAAGTATAGAAAAAAAAATAAAACTACAAACATATTGTCTTTTCCATCTACTACAAATAAAATAATCAAATCTGATTTTATCGGTGATCTAGTAATCTGTGGAAATATTATAAAAAAAGAAGCACAAATAAAAAATATAACAATAGAATCACATTGGGCACATATAATAATACATGGCACATTGCATTTATTAGGATATAATCATAAAAATTATAATAATTTTAAAAAAATGAAAGATCTAGAAATAAAAGCCATGGTATCTCTGGGATATCAAAATCCTTACAAAATAAATACAAAAATTAAAACATCTTAA